A stretch of Malus sylvestris chromosome 11, drMalSylv7.2, whole genome shotgun sequence DNA encodes these proteins:
- the LOC126589524 gene encoding early nodulin-like protein 1 — MANQIHKNNINAVFVLGIVCVTLLIQKSGATDFAIGGSKGWCIPDSSVHYNQWAERNRFQIGDSIVFHYPPGQDSVLLVTQDDYTNCNTDSPTAKKYTDGHTVFKFNQSGPFYFISGNKDKCQKNEKVVVIVLAERSRNAKPPSSSNSKDMIPSPAPSDEASPPPPPSGTTEINPTPAPEGETPPPPPNAASSVFMSFIGSVGAFAASSTLLLL; from the exons ATGGCCAACCAAATtcacaaaaataatattaatgcAGTTTTTGTTCTGGGGATTGTATGCGTGACGCTGTTGATACAGAAGAGTGGTGCAACTGACTTTGCAATTGGAGGCTCAAAGGGCTGGTGTATTCCTGATTCTTCTGTTCACTATAATCAATGGGCAGAAAGAAACAGGTTTCAAATCGGAGACTCCATTG TGTTCCACTACCCTCCTGGCCAAGACTCAGTGCTTCTAGTAACCCAGGACGACTACACCAACTGCAACACGGATTCACCTACGGCTAAGAAATACACCGATGGCCACACTGTCTTCAAGTTCAACCAATCCGGGCCATTCTACTTCATCAGTGGGAACAAAGATAAATGTCAGAAAAATGAGAAGGTGGTAGTGATTGTCTTGGCAGAGAGAAGCAGAAATGCAAAACCCCCTTCATCTTCAAACTCAAAAGATATGATCCCATCTCCAGCTCCTTCTGATGAAGCGTCTCCACCTCCACCGCCGTCAGGGACTACTGAGATTAACCCTACTCCTGCTCCTGAAGGTGAAACACCTCCTCCACCTCCGAACGCGGCTTCTTCAGTTTTCATGAGTTTTATTGGGTCCGTCGGAGCATTTGCTGCATCCTCAACACTTTTACTACTCTAA